The following proteins are co-located in the Silene latifolia isolate original U9 population chromosome 1, ASM4854445v1, whole genome shotgun sequence genome:
- the LOC141602653 gene encoding OVARIAN TUMOR DOMAIN-containing deubiquitinating enzyme 5-like, giving the protein MGDTHEKEIVEAQLDPESSPATKQETRDEVLSRHRKEIGQLQNKETEMKKAAAKGSKAEQKAKKKHVEEEVAKLSAKLKEKHAQELSSLGYNATSGSENDKGNLDTLVKAIAGVSVSSQLDNFKPSKSNKRREKRAQQEAARDQRIKEEQSNVISDRVIESEALEKKLEPLGLTISEVKPDGHCLYRAVEDQLAQISQGCSPYNFQQLREMVASYMRDHASEFLPFFSPENSVEDESNDSLLQRFECYCREVESTAAWGGQLELEALTHCLRKHILIFSGSYPDVEMGKEYKGNDEGVALKSSIMLSYHKHAFGLGEHYNSVVPKTVK; this is encoded by the exons ATGGGGGACACTCACGAAAAGGAGATTGTGGAAGCTCAACTTGATCCTGAGAGTTCACCTGCAACTAAGCAGGAGACACGTGATGAAGTTCTCTCTAGACACAG GAAGGAAATTGGACAATTACAGAACAAAGAGACTGAGATGAAAAAAGCAGCAGCGAAAGGTAGCAAAGCTGAACAGAAGGCAAAAAAGAAGCATGTTGAAGAGGAAGTAGCCAAACTTTCAGCCAAACTTAAGGAGAAACATGCTCAGGAACTTTCGTCATTGGGGTACAACGCTACTAGTGGCAGTGAAAATGACAAGGGAAACCTTGATACACTCGTCAAAGCCATAGCCGGGGTTTCTGTTTCTAGTCAACTTGATAACTTTAAGCCtagtaaaagcaataaaagacgcGAGAAAAGAGCTCAGCAAGAAGCTGCTAGGGATCAGCGCATAAAAGAGGAACAAAGCAATGTTATTAGCGACAGAGTAATCGAGAGTGAAGCATTGGAGAAAAAGCTAGAGCCACTTGGATTAACTATTTCCGAGGTAAAACCTGATGGTCACTGCCTATACCGGGCGGTTGAGGATCAGTTAGCACAAATATCCCAAGGTTGTTCACCATATAATTTTCAGCAACTTCGAGAGATGGTGGCTTCATATATGCGCGATCATGCCTCTGAATTTCTGCCATTTTTCTCACCTGAGAATTCAGTTGAAGATGAATCCAATGATTCTCTTCTGCAGAGATTTGAATGCTACTGCAGAGAGGTAGAATCGACAGCAGCTTGGGGCGGGCAACTGGAGCTTGAAGCTTTGACCCATTGCCTGAGAAAACATATACTGATATTTTCTGGGTCTTACCCTGATGTTGAAATGGGCAAGGAGTATAAGGGTAATGATGAAGGTGTTGCATTGAAGTCCTCCATCATGCTGTCGTATCACAAGCATGCCTTTGGCCTGGGCGAGCACTATAATTCTGTGGTTCCGAAAACTGTTAAATAG
- the LOC141643651 gene encoding monothiol glutaredoxin-S1-like: protein MDAVKRLVHERPVVIFSKTGCPVSHSMRQLITSFGANPTVYEIDQMGDGRDIERTLEMLGRRPSVPSIFIGGNLVGGPNDLISLQVQGRLVRMLMNAGAIWVWNKN, encoded by the coding sequence ATGGATGCTGTGAAGCGTTTGGTTCATGAAAGACCAGTGGTCATTTTCAGTAAGACAGGGTGCCCTGTGAGCCACTCAATGAGGCAGCTCATTACCAGCTTTGGGGCTAACCCGACTGTCTATGAGATCGATCAGATGGGAGATGGTCGAGACATTGAACGAACCCTGGAGATGTTAGGTCGTAGACCAAGTGTACCGTCTATTTTCATTGGTGGAAATCTCGTTGGTGGACCCAACGATTTGATCAGCCTTCAGGTGCAAGGCAGGCTTGTACGAATGCTCATGAATGCAGGCGCCATTTGGGTCTGGAATAAGAACTAG